A stretch of the Desulfuromonas sp. TF genome encodes the following:
- a CDS encoding MucR family transcriptional regulator gives MANLLDMATNIVSAHASNSAMTRAELLAELQDVYLTLSRMEGESPAGEMKEEEGTPAVSKKKAFGKNQIFCMLCGKGMKTLGRHLRTTHDMKPSEYRKKFGIPRSQSLASKAYSETRRQMAVDRGLGENLARARAAKRAKQ, from the coding sequence ATGGCTAACCTGCTCGACATGGCAACCAATATTGTCAGTGCTCATGCGTCCAATTCTGCGATGACCAGGGCGGAACTCCTGGCGGAATTGCAGGACGTTTATCTTACTCTTTCCAGGATGGAAGGAGAATCGCCTGCCGGAGAAATGAAAGAGGAGGAGGGCACGCCGGCGGTCTCTAAAAAGAAAGCATTCGGGAAAAATCAGATCTTCTGCATGCTGTGCGGCAAAGGCATGAAAACCCTCGGTCGCCATCTGAGAACGACCCATGATATGAAGCCCAGTGAATACCGTAAGAAATTCGGGATTCCCCGAAGCCAGTCCCTTGCCTCCAAGGCCTATTCGGAAACCAGAAGGCAGATGGCTGTGGACCGCGGACTGGGTGAAAATCTGGCCAGGGCACGGGCTGCTAAAAGAGCCAAGCAGTAA
- the secG gene encoding preprotein translocase subunit SecG codes for MTTLLLTLHVLVCIALIAIVLLQGGKGAEMGVSLGSGSSQTVFGATGGQSFMSKLTTGAAIIFMLTSLTLAYFYGQPGSTSVMPATVAPQTAPAPEALVQPPAAPVEQPSESAAPAPEKK; via the coding sequence ATGACCACTCTTCTTCTCACCCTGCATGTGCTCGTCTGTATCGCTCTTATCGCCATTGTCCTTCTCCAGGGCGGCAAAGGAGCTGAAATGGGCGTTTCCCTGGGCAGCGGTTCAAGCCAGACGGTATTCGGAGCCACAGGCGGTCAGAGCTTCATGAGCAAGCTCACCACCGGCGCCGCCATCATCTTCATGCTGACCAGCCTCACCCTTGCCTATTTTTACGGGCAGCCTGGCTCCACCAGCGTCATGCCTGCCACCGTCGCCCCACAGACTGCTCCAGCCCCGGAAGCCCTTGTGCAGCCGCCTGCGGCTCCGGTTGAGCAGCCCTCGGAGAGCGCCGCTCCCGCACCTGAAAAAAAATGA
- the tpiA gene encoding triose-phosphate isomerase codes for MRKPMIAGNWKLHKTVEEALDLVEALKDELTGIDDADIIVAPVFTALGKVAETLSGSNISLAAQNCYPEKTGAFTGEVSPMLLKDIGCRYVIVGHSERRQLFGESDEFINRKIHSLLEEELQPIFCIGETLEERENGRMYDILTRQVKEGLKGMEAAAMRNIVIAYEPVWAIGTGKTATDEQAAEAHAFIRGLLQGVFDQETADATRILYGGSVKPENVDGLMAQDDIDGALVGGASLKAPDFARIVRFKRN; via the coding sequence ATGCGCAAACCCATGATCGCCGGAAACTGGAAACTGCACAAGACTGTCGAAGAGGCTCTGGATCTGGTGGAGGCACTCAAGGACGAACTCACCGGAATCGATGATGCGGATATCATCGTGGCTCCGGTCTTCACGGCCCTGGGCAAGGTGGCCGAAACGCTGTCGGGGAGCAATATTTCCCTGGCTGCCCAGAACTGTTATCCTGAAAAAACTGGCGCTTTTACGGGTGAAGTCTCCCCGATGCTGCTCAAGGATATCGGCTGCCGTTATGTCATCGTGGGTCATTCGGAGCGGCGTCAGCTATTCGGGGAAAGCGACGAATTCATCAATCGAAAGATTCACTCCCTTCTGGAGGAGGAGCTGCAACCCATTTTCTGTATCGGAGAAACCCTGGAAGAGAGGGAAAACGGACGGATGTACGACATACTGACCCGGCAGGTCAAGGAAGGTCTCAAAGGCATGGAGGCTGCCGCCATGCGGAATATCGTCATAGCCTATGAACCGGTGTGGGCGATCGGAACGGGGAAAACCGCCACCGACGAGCAGGCGGCGGAGGCCCATGCCTTCATACGCGGCCTGCTGCAGGGTGTGTTCGATCAGGAAACGGCAGATGCCACCCGGATCCTGTACGGCGGCAGCGTAAAGCCGGAGAACGTGGACGGTCTCATGGCCCAGGACGATATCGACGGCGCCCTGGTCGGCGGAGCCAGCCTGAAGGCTCCCGATTTCGCCCGGATTGTCCGTTTTAAGCGAAACTGA
- the pgk gene encoding phosphoglycerate kinase codes for MINKMTIQNLDLKGKKVLCRVDFNVPLDDEGNISDDTRIVAALPTIRHIVEQGGRLILASHLGRPKGTPDERYSLAPVAPHLAGLLGRNVAMAPDCIGPEVLSLTNKMQDGDVLLLENVRFHAGETKNDPAFSRKLAELADLYVNDAFGAAHRAHASTEGVAHILSPAAAGFLMEKELRYLGQAIAAPARPFVAILGGAKVSDKITVIENLLTKVDTLLIGGGMAYTFLKARGISVGGSLVEEDRIGMAGELLKKAVERGVELLLPEDHVIADAFKADANARTTDGVEIPEGWMALDIGPKSIDRYTGMLKNAATVIWNGPMGVFEFDAFARGTMAIAHALAESEALTIIGGGDSVAAVNKSGLSDRMSHISTGGGASLEFLEGKELPGIAALSNKD; via the coding sequence ATGATTAACAAAATGACCATTCAGAATCTTGACCTCAAGGGAAAGAAAGTGCTCTGCAGGGTCGACTTCAACGTCCCCCTGGACGATGAGGGCAATATTTCAGACGACACCCGCATCGTCGCCGCCCTTCCCACCATTCGGCACATCGTAGAGCAGGGGGGCCGCCTCATCCTCGCCTCGCACCTCGGGCGACCGAAAGGAACGCCGGATGAGCGCTACAGCCTCGCTCCCGTCGCTCCTCATCTTGCCGGCCTCCTCGGCAGGAATGTCGCCATGGCTCCGGATTGTATCGGCCCGGAAGTGTTGAGCCTGACAAACAAGATGCAGGACGGAGATGTCTTGCTGCTGGAAAACGTCCGCTTCCACGCGGGCGAAACCAAAAATGATCCCGCGTTCAGCCGAAAACTGGCAGAACTTGCCGACCTCTATGTGAATGATGCTTTCGGAGCCGCCCATCGCGCCCATGCCTCCACCGAAGGGGTTGCCCACATTCTCTCTCCGGCCGCAGCCGGTTTTCTGATGGAAAAGGAGCTGCGCTATCTGGGGCAGGCCATTGCCGCACCGGCCCGCCCCTTTGTTGCGATACTCGGCGGAGCCAAAGTCAGCGACAAGATCACCGTAATCGAAAATCTGCTCACCAAGGTGGACACGCTGCTTATCGGCGGAGGTATGGCCTATACATTCCTTAAGGCCAGAGGCATTTCCGTCGGCGGCTCCCTGGTCGAGGAAGACCGCATCGGAATGGCGGGCGAACTTCTGAAAAAGGCCGTCGAAAGAGGAGTCGAACTGCTCCTGCCCGAAGACCACGTCATTGCCGATGCGTTCAAGGCCGATGCAAATGCCAGGACAACAGACGGAGTTGAAATCCCCGAGGGCTGGATGGCTCTCGATATCGGGCCGAAAAGCATCGACCGGTATACCGGAATGCTCAAGAATGCCGCCACGGTGATCTGGAACGGCCCGATGGGGGTTTTTGAATTCGACGCTTTCGCCAGAGGAACCATGGCGATCGCCCATGCCCTTGCCGAATCGGAGGCTCTTACCATTATTGGCGGCGGCGATTCGGTTGCGGCGGTGAATAAATCGGGACTTTCCGATCGCATGAGTCACATTTCCACGGGCGGCGGAGCATCCCTCGAGTTTCTCGAAGGCAAAGAGTTGCCGGGGATTGCTGCCCTGTCCAATAAAGACTGA
- the gap gene encoding type I glyceraldehyde-3-phosphate dehydrogenase, with translation MAAKVAINGFGRIGRNLFRAAFNSPEIEIVAINDLTDAATLAHLLKYDSIHGIFDAKVEAEGDAVVVDGKPIKILKEKDPANLPWKELQVDIVIESTGLFTNREDAEKHLKAGAGKVLISAPGKNSDITICMGVNESDFASASHHIISNASCTTNCLAPVAKVLLKEFGIVKGLMTTVHAYTNDQQILDLPHKDLRRARAAALSMIPTTTGAAKAVALVLPELKGKLDGMAVRVPTPNVSLIDLVVQTEKDTSVAEVNAVLKKSAEGPLKGILEYCDLPLVSKDFNGNSASSIVDAQSTAVIGGNMVKVLSWYDNEWGYSNRLLDLARFVAKK, from the coding sequence ATGGCTGCAAAAGTAGCAATCAATGGTTTCGGCCGCATCGGACGCAATTTGTTCCGGGCTGCATTCAATTCCCCTGAAATCGAAATCGTTGCCATAAACGATTTGACCGATGCGGCGACTCTAGCCCATCTTCTGAAATATGATTCGATCCACGGCATCTTTGATGCCAAAGTCGAAGCCGAAGGGGATGCGGTCGTAGTTGACGGCAAGCCGATTAAAATCCTGAAAGAAAAGGATCCCGCCAATCTTCCGTGGAAAGAACTCCAGGTCGATATCGTTATCGAGTCCACTGGCCTCTTCACCAACCGAGAGGATGCTGAAAAGCACCTGAAAGCCGGCGCCGGCAAGGTGCTCATCAGCGCTCCCGGCAAGAACTCGGACATCACCATCTGCATGGGCGTCAACGAAAGCGACTTCGCTTCCGCCTCTCACCATATCATTTCAAACGCCTCCTGCACGACCAACTGCCTGGCTCCGGTGGCCAAGGTGCTGCTCAAGGAATTCGGCATCGTCAAGGGTTTGATGACGACCGTTCATGCCTATACCAATGACCAGCAGATTCTCGATCTGCCCCACAAGGATCTGCGTCGGGCTCGTGCCGCCGCCCTTTCGATGATTCCCACCACCACCGGCGCAGCCAAAGCCGTGGCCCTTGTTCTTCCGGAGCTTAAAGGCAAACTGGACGGCATGGCGGTCAGGGTGCCCACTCCGAACGTTTCCTTGATCGACCTTGTGGTCCAGACCGAGAAGGACACCTCCGTCGCTGAAGTCAACGCGGTTCTAAAAAAATCGGCGGAAGGTCCTCTCAAAGGCATCCTTGAATACTGCGATCTTCCCCTCGTCTCAAAGGATTTCAACGGCAATTCCGCTTCCTCCATCGTCGATGCCCAATCCACGGCCGTCATCGGAGGGAATATGGTCAAAGTCCTCTCCTGGTATGACAACGAATGGGGTTATTCAAACCGTCTCCTCGATTTGGCGAGGTTCGTCGCTAAAAAATGA
- a CDS encoding ATP-binding protein, whose protein sequence is MKKTLEKRILLFAFLTLTLTITVNTAFNIEGFRRDYRDGIILRCQSLAAGLKSSIDKVLALGIPLEEMEGLSLRCQEIVATDPEIDYVLIENEVGTPLYSSDPSFHFPNEVEFLRSLTPSVAILKSRRGLLYDVSVQIYAADGKMVGRIRTGFLESILDERTGKAFRRSIAVLGTAFILVFGLIFLFIKRDLVGPIGRLCSVAKQIASGNFKVAVPPMPTRDFDELGTAIQEMAASLQSRDDKINEGYQELEITNRELQDSYEHQEQISAELGRSREMYRSLLEGANDAIVVSDEEDQIVLVNKAAEAFFGFSRGQVEGANLFTTLEKLLSDDIEGQYAMHQKVLRGQNVEAEIRFVRPTDRRPVVGWALASSIVGKNGKRMVQAVFRDVTRERQVKENLENSARELERLNQMKDSFLGVASHELKTPLTVIIGYAELILSEMSGNVDKSVLPMVQHIADAAERLSNIVKDMTDVSMLDSKRLPLRNREVDINTLIQDAVRELGLFFSLRKQVLEMNLGNGLPLINCDPDRMIQAISNLVGNAIKFTPDGGTIIIETRLTQSLRSFRPANEEEGIKALETRLLPYIEIIVRDTGIGIAETDQLHVFDKFYEVGKIEEHFTGKSAFKGKGTGLGLTLVKGIVDMHGGEIWVESPGCDPGKCPGSAFHILLPIVQLEREGDSSDPGDV, encoded by the coding sequence ATGAAAAAAACTCTTGAAAAGCGAATTCTGCTATTCGCCTTTCTAACATTGACCCTAACCATTACGGTCAATACGGCTTTTAATATCGAGGGCTTCCGCCGCGATTACCGGGACGGAATCATCCTTCGATGTCAGAGCCTGGCGGCGGGGCTCAAGTCGTCGATCGACAAGGTGCTGGCCCTGGGTATTCCCCTGGAAGAAATGGAGGGACTGAGCCTCCGATGCCAGGAAATCGTGGCCACCGACCCGGAAATCGACTATGTTCTTATTGAAAACGAAGTCGGCACCCCTCTTTATTCCAGCGACCCCTCGTTCCACTTTCCCAACGAAGTCGAATTCCTGAGATCTCTGACTCCCTCGGTCGCCATTCTCAAATCCCGACGGGGCTTGCTTTACGATGTGTCAGTGCAAATTTATGCCGCCGACGGAAAGATGGTCGGACGCATTCGCACCGGTTTTCTCGAGAGCATCCTAGATGAAAGAACCGGAAAGGCGTTCCGCCGCTCTATTGCGGTCCTGGGCACTGCATTTATCCTGGTTTTCGGGCTGATCTTCCTTTTCATCAAACGCGACCTGGTTGGTCCGATAGGCCGCCTCTGTTCCGTCGCCAAACAAATTGCCTCGGGGAACTTCAAGGTCGCCGTTCCTCCTATGCCCACCAGAGATTTTGATGAGCTCGGCACGGCAATTCAGGAGATGGCTGCTTCTCTGCAGAGTCGTGACGACAAGATCAACGAAGGTTACCAGGAACTTGAAATAACCAATCGTGAACTTCAGGATTCCTATGAGCATCAGGAGCAGATCAGCGCCGAGCTGGGACGCAGCCGGGAGATGTATCGCTCTCTTCTTGAAGGTGCCAATGATGCCATCGTGGTCAGCGATGAAGAGGATCAGATCGTCCTGGTCAACAAGGCCGCTGAAGCATTTTTCGGTTTTTCCAGGGGACAGGTTGAGGGAGCCAATCTCTTCACGACTCTCGAGAAATTGTTGAGTGACGATATCGAGGGGCAGTACGCCATGCACCAGAAGGTCCTTCGCGGCCAGAATGTTGAGGCTGAAATTCGTTTCGTGCGCCCCACCGACCGCAGACCGGTGGTCGGATGGGCGCTGGCTTCATCAATCGTCGGGAAAAATGGCAAACGGATGGTTCAAGCCGTTTTTCGTGACGTCACCAGGGAGAGGCAGGTCAAGGAAAACCTTGAAAACAGCGCCAGGGAACTGGAAAGGCTGAACCAGATGAAGGATTCCTTTCTGGGAGTGGCTTCTCACGAACTGAAAACTCCCCTGACCGTAATTATAGGATATGCCGAATTGATCCTTTCCGAGATGTCCGGCAATGTGGACAAATCGGTTCTCCCCATGGTTCAGCACATTGCTGATGCGGCCGAAAGGCTTTCCAACATCGTCAAGGACATGACCGACGTATCCATGCTGGACAGCAAGCGCCTTCCTCTCAGAAACAGGGAAGTCGATATCAATACTCTCATCCAGGATGCCGTCCGGGAACTCGGTTTATTCTTCTCCTTGCGCAAGCAGGTGCTTGAAATGAATCTCGGAAACGGGTTGCCGCTCATCAACTGCGACCCGGACCGCATGATTCAGGCGATCAGCAATCTCGTTGGCAACGCCATCAAGTTTACTCCTGACGGGGGAACGATTATCATCGAAACACGGTTGACTCAAAGCCTCCGTTCTTTCAGGCCGGCGAATGAGGAGGAGGGGATAAAAGCGCTTGAAACCCGCTTGCTTCCCTACATTGAAATCATTGTCCGCGATACGGGTATCGGAATTGCCGAAACAGATCAGCTCCATGTCTTCGACAAGTTCTATGAAGTGGGAAAAATCGAGGAGCATTTCACCGGCAAGTCGGCCTTCAAGGGAAAAGGCACAGGGCTTGGCCTGACGCTTGTCAAGGGGATTGTCGACATGCATGGAGGAGAAATCTGGGTGGAAAGCCCCGGTTGCGATCCCGGAAAATGTCCCGGAAGCGCCTTCCATATTCTCCTTCCCATTGTTCAATTGGAGAGGGAAGGGGACTCTTCCGATCCTGGAGACGTCTGA
- a CDS encoding MBL fold metallo-hydrolase, protein MRVCLLASGSKGNALYIESGESRLLIDAGLSARELTTRLDRIGVAGEHLNGLLVTHEHSDHCRGLGPMARRFGLPVHIHHDTHAALSRVGNIPELQMFETGEVLAFRDLKVETFPITHDAAAPVGFTIETGEGKIGVATDLGIATRLVTQHLRGCRVLILESNHDEGMLQNGPYPWHLKQRIRSNHGHLSNHASSELLEGLLWEGLEAVFLAHLSETNNHPSLAESCALEMLAGQNVCRPEVILGCQHRPSLCFSF, encoded by the coding sequence TTGCGGGTTTGTCTGCTGGCCAGCGGAAGCAAGGGCAACGCCCTGTATATTGAGAGTGGAGAGAGCCGTCTGCTGATCGATGCCGGTCTCTCCGCCCGGGAACTGACCACCCGCCTTGACCGAATCGGCGTCGCCGGGGAGCACCTGAACGGCCTGCTGGTCACTCACGAGCACAGCGACCATTGCCGCGGCCTCGGGCCCATGGCCCGACGATTCGGATTGCCGGTCCATATCCATCACGACACCCATGCTGCACTGTCCCGAGTCGGCAACATCCCCGAACTGCAGATGTTCGAAACCGGCGAAGTCCTTGCTTTCAGGGATCTGAAGGTGGAAACCTTCCCCATTACCCACGATGCCGCGGCCCCTGTCGGCTTCACCATTGAAACCGGAGAAGGAAAGATCGGGGTCGCCACCGATCTCGGCATCGCCACCCGACTGGTGACTCAGCACCTCAGGGGATGCCGGGTGCTGATCCTTGAGTCCAATCACGACGAAGGCATGCTTCAGAACGGCCCCTATCCCTGGCACCTCAAACAAAGAATCCGGAGCAACCACGGACATCTATCCAACCATGCCTCCTCCGAGCTTCTCGAGGGTCTGCTCTGGGAGGGTCTGGAAGCGGTTTTTCTGGCGCATCTGAGCGAAACGAACAATCATCCCTCTCTGGCCGAGAGTTGCGCCCTGGAGATGCTGGCAGGTCAGAATGTCTGCCGGCCCGAGGTCATCCTCGGCTGTCAGCACCGGCCGAGTCTTTGCTTTTCCTTTTGA
- the purB gene encoding adenylosuccinate lyase: MIPRYTRKEMARIWEPENRFRIWLEIETLACEKQAQLGVIPAESVKVIREKGNFDISRIDEIEAEVKHDVIAFLTSVAEFVGPEARFIHQGMTSSDVLDTCFSVQLVQAADELLTDLDMVLDAIRERAFEHKDTVCMGRSHAIHAEPVTFGLKLATWYAEMQRNRQRLQAARENIATGAISGAVGTFANIDPAVEEYVCQKLGLKPEPVSTQVIPRDRHAEYFCTLAIIASSMERIVVEIRHLQRTEVLEAEEFFSKGQKGSSAMPHKRNPILSENLTGQARMVRAYCLPALENVALWHERDISHSSVERNIGPDATVTLDFSLRRLAGLIRNLVVYPENMLKNLNQMRGLVFSQKILLDLTQAGVSREDSYRMVQRNAMKVWEEGKDFQEELLADKDVVDALGENKIRESFDLSYHLKHVDTIFKRVFGC; encoded by the coding sequence ATGATCCCACGTTACACCCGTAAGGAAATGGCCCGTATCTGGGAGCCCGAAAACCGGTTCCGGATCTGGCTGGAGATAGAGACTCTGGCCTGCGAAAAACAGGCACAGCTCGGAGTCATCCCGGCGGAGTCGGTCAAGGTGATCCGGGAAAAAGGTAACTTCGACATCTCCCGCATCGATGAGATCGAGGCCGAGGTCAAACACGACGTCATTGCCTTTCTTACCTCAGTGGCTGAATTCGTGGGTCCGGAGGCGCGCTTCATTCATCAGGGGATGACCTCTTCGGACGTTCTCGACACCTGCTTCTCGGTACAGCTTGTACAGGCCGCCGACGAACTGCTCACCGATCTCGACATGGTCCTCGATGCGATTCGCGAACGGGCTTTCGAACACAAGGACACCGTCTGCATGGGGCGCTCCCACGCCATTCATGCCGAACCGGTCACCTTCGGCCTGAAGCTGGCTACCTGGTATGCTGAGATGCAGCGCAACAGACAGCGCCTGCAGGCGGCCCGGGAGAATATTGCCACCGGCGCCATTTCAGGGGCTGTCGGCACCTTTGCCAACATCGATCCGGCCGTGGAGGAGTACGTCTGTCAGAAACTGGGCCTGAAGCCCGAACCGGTTTCAACTCAGGTTATTCCTCGCGACCGCCATGCCGAATATTTCTGCACCCTGGCGATTATCGCTTCGTCCATGGAGCGCATCGTGGTGGAAATCCGGCACCTCCAGCGCACCGAGGTTCTGGAGGCCGAGGAGTTCTTCTCCAAGGGGCAGAAGGGCTCGTCGGCCATGCCTCACAAGCGCAATCCGATCCTGTCGGAAAACCTTACCGGCCAGGCTCGGATGGTGCGTGCCTACTGTCTGCCGGCGTTGGAGAACGTGGCTCTATGGCATGAACGGGACATCTCCCACTCTTCGGTTGAGCGCAATATCGGACCCGACGCCACCGTCACCCTCGATTTTTCCCTGCGGCGGCTGGCCGGCCTGATCAGGAACCTTGTGGTCTACCCTGAAAACATGCTGAAAAATCTCAACCAGATGCGCGGTCTGGTCTTCTCGCAGAAGATCCTACTCGATCTCACGCAGGCCGGCGTCTCCCGAGAGGACTCTTACCGCATGGTGCAGCGCAACGCGATGAAGGTCTGGGAAGAGGGGAAGGATTTCCAGGAGGAGCTCCTCGCCGACAAGGACGTTGTGGACGCTCTCGGAGAGAACAAAATCCGAGAGTCGTTCGATCTGAGCTATCACCTCAAGCATGTCGATACGATTTTCAAGCGGGTATTCGGCTGTTGA